The following coding sequences lie in one Massilia sp. KIM genomic window:
- a CDS encoding SCO family protein, whose product MHLTRRHFVALALAPTMAALGGCAPPSPVYRGIDLANGDYSGDFSLTDSAGRRRTLADFRGHYLLLFFGYTQCPDVCPSALSRAVAIRELLGERKGRLKVAFLSVDPQRDTPPILDAYVRAFDPSFVGMSGSAQEVARAAAAYRVFYRQVPTGASYSVDHTALSYVIDPDGQVRLALRHAQPAQECAEDLQKLMRYDEKRKGGWR is encoded by the coding sequence ATGCATCTCACCCGACGACACTTCGTCGCCCTGGCGCTCGCCCCTACCATGGCGGCGCTGGGCGGCTGCGCCCCGCCCTCCCCGGTCTACCGGGGCATCGATCTCGCCAACGGCGACTACAGCGGCGACTTCAGCCTTACCGACAGCGCCGGCCGGCGCCGCACGCTGGCCGACTTCCGCGGCCATTACCTGCTGCTCTTCTTCGGCTATACCCAGTGCCCCGACGTCTGCCCGAGCGCGCTCTCGCGCGCGGTCGCGATCCGCGAACTGCTGGGCGAGCGCAAGGGACGGCTGAAGGTCGCCTTCCTTTCGGTCGACCCGCAGCGCGACACGCCGCCCATCCTGGACGCCTACGTGCGCGCCTTCGATCCCTCCTTCGTCGGCATGTCCGGCTCGGCGCAGGAAGTGGCGCGCGCGGCCGCGGCCTACCGCGTGTTCTACCGCCAGGTGCCCACCGGCGCGTCGTACAGCGTCGACCACACGGCGCTCAGCTACGTCATCGACCCGGATGGGCAGGTGCGACTGGCGCTCAGGCACGCGCAGCCCGCCCAGGAGTGCGCCGAGGACTTGCAGAAGCTGATGCGCTACGACGAGAAACGCAAGGGAGGCTGGCGATGA
- a CDS encoding copper chaperone PCu(A)C, translating into MRYRVFLAMFAGAALTHSAVAAAGAKAEAKTEAAPQVEVSEAWVRGAVPQQRATGAFMRLRAGAPLRLVGASSPVAGRAEVHEMRMEGDIMRMRQIASLPIPAGETVQLRPGGYHIMLLELKRQPGAGERIPLRLEFEDAERRRFGVEVQAQVRALGAGP; encoded by the coding sequence ATGAGATACCGCGTCTTTCTCGCCATGTTCGCCGGCGCCGCCCTCACCCATAGCGCTGTCGCCGCGGCCGGGGCCAAGGCCGAGGCCAAGACCGAAGCCGCGCCGCAGGTGGAGGTCAGCGAGGCCTGGGTGCGCGGCGCCGTGCCCCAGCAGCGCGCCACCGGCGCCTTCATGCGGCTGCGCGCCGGCGCGCCGCTGCGCCTGGTCGGCGCCTCCTCGCCCGTCGCCGGGCGCGCCGAGGTCCACGAGATGCGCATGGAGGGAGACATTATGCGCATGCGGCAGATCGCGTCCTTGCCGATCCCGGCCGGCGAGACCGTGCAGCTCAGGCCCGGCGGCTACCACATCATGCTGCTCGAGCTGAAGCGCCAGCCCGGCGCAGGCGAGCGCATCCCGCTCCGGCTCGAATTCGAGGACGCCGAGCGGCGGCGCTTCGGCGTCGAGGTGCAGGCGCAGGTGCGGGCGCTGGGCGCGGGGCCATGA
- a CDS encoding DUF3817 domain-containing protein, whose amino-acid sequence MNTETPRPFHAVPSRRLFRRAALLEGSTLLLLVLVAVPAKHLLGEPGLVRALGPLHGLAFLFYLWALMGVSADASWPRGRTALLVLAACLPFGSFIALRRMREDQP is encoded by the coding sequence ATGAATACCGAAACACCACGCCCATTCCACGCCGTCCCCAGCCGGCGGCTGTTCCGGCGCGCGGCGCTGCTCGAAGGATCCACCTTGCTGCTGCTGGTGCTGGTCGCGGTCCCCGCCAAGCACCTGCTGGGCGAACCTGGCCTGGTGAGGGCGCTCGGCCCGCTGCACGGCCTGGCTTTCCTGTTTTATCTCTGGGCGCTGATGGGGGTGAGCGCGGACGCCTCCTGGCCGCGCGGACGCACCGCGCTGCTGGTGCTGGCGGCCTGCCTGCCCTTCGGCAGCTTCATCGCGCTGCGCCGTATGCGGGAGGACCAGCCATGA
- a CDS encoding CopD family protein has product MIYLLLKSLHVIAVVAFVAGLLLQSLVLRIYRAMPVPGMPDERRLLSQAQRWDRIVTTPALALTWICGLAAAMQAGWFASGWLQAKLVVVLILSMLHGLQAGELRRLAGAAGTAPAPSGRSPALLLALVACAVALAVAKPG; this is encoded by the coding sequence ATGATCTACCTGCTCCTGAAAAGCCTGCACGTGATCGCCGTGGTGGCCTTCGTCGCCGGCCTGCTGCTGCAGTCCCTGGTGCTGCGCATCTACCGCGCCATGCCGGTCCCCGGCATGCCGGACGAGCGCCGCCTGCTGTCTCAAGCCCAGCGCTGGGACCGGATCGTCACCACCCCGGCCCTGGCCCTGACCTGGATCTGCGGCCTGGCGGCGGCCATGCAGGCGGGCTGGTTCGCCAGCGGCTGGCTGCAGGCCAAGCTGGTGGTGGTGCTGATCCTGTCGATGCTGCATGGCCTGCAGGCGGGGGAACTGCGCCGCCTGGCCGGCGCTGCCGGCACGGCTCCCGCGCCATCGGGGCGCTCGCCCGCGCTGCTGCTCGCGCTGGTGGCTTGCGCGGTCGCGCTGGCCGTGGCCAAGCCCGGATGA
- a CDS encoding flavin reductase family protein, which translates to MSISPHLPAHLEAVELEKSYRLLNHGPTVLVTSHHAGRDNVMAAAWSMPLDFKPPKVAVVIDKNTLTRKLVESSGEFALNVPSRELARLTLQVGSHSGRELDKFAAYGARAFRGQRTSAPLIEGCIGWLECRLLPEPRIQDAYDLFLGEVVAAWADPAAFHDGHWNLGQGGRKSIHYVAGGHFFETGAAFEVKD; encoded by the coding sequence ATGTCCATCTCGCCCCACCTTCCGGCCCACCTCGAGGCCGTCGAGCTCGAAAAATCCTACCGGCTGCTCAACCACGGCCCCACGGTGCTGGTGACCAGCCACCATGCGGGGCGGGACAACGTGATGGCGGCCGCGTGGTCGATGCCGCTCGACTTCAAGCCGCCCAAGGTGGCGGTGGTGATCGACAAGAACACGCTCACCCGCAAGCTGGTCGAGAGCTCGGGCGAATTCGCGCTCAACGTGCCGTCGCGCGAGCTGGCGCGCCTGACCCTGCAGGTCGGATCGCACTCGGGGCGCGAGCTCGACAAGTTCGCGGCCTATGGCGCGCGGGCCTTCCGCGGCCAGCGCACCAGCGCGCCGCTGATCGAAGGCTGCATCGGCTGGCTCGAATGCCGCCTGCTCCCCGAGCCGCGCATCCAGGACGCCTACGACCTGTTCCTGGGCGAGGTGGTGGCCGCCTGGGCCGACCCGGCCGCCTTCCACGACGGCCACTGGAACCTCGGCCAGGGCGGCAGGAAGAGCATCCATTACGTGGCCGGCGGCCACTTCTTCGAGACCGGCGCGGCCTTCGAGGTCAAGGACTGA
- the soxR gene encoding redox-sensitive transcriptional activator SoxR has translation MTITNPEDVRRPLTVGEVASRAGVAVSALHFYESKGLIRSMRSSGGQRRYGREVLRRVAVIKVAQRIGIPLAEIGAALAALPEGRTPTAGDWARMSKRWRAELDERIAQLTRLRDQLDGCIGCGCLSLEHCRLRNPMDELAEQGSGPQLL, from the coding sequence ATGACGATCACGAATCCGGAAGACGTCCGCCGTCCGCTGACGGTGGGCGAGGTGGCCAGCCGCGCCGGCGTGGCCGTCTCGGCCCTGCATTTCTACGAGTCCAAGGGCCTGATCCGCAGCATGCGCAGCAGCGGCGGCCAGCGCCGGTATGGACGCGAGGTGCTGCGCCGCGTGGCGGTGATCAAGGTGGCCCAGCGCATCGGCATTCCGCTGGCCGAGATCGGCGCGGCCCTGGCCGCGCTGCCCGAAGGGCGCACCCCGACGGCGGGCGACTGGGCGCGCATGTCGAAGCGCTGGCGCGCCGAGCTGGACGAGCGCATCGCCCAGCTCACCCGCCTGCGCGACCAGCTCGACGGCTGCATCGGCTGCGGCTGCCTGTCGCTGGAACACTGCCGGCTGCGCAATCCGATGGACGAACTGGCGGAGCAGGGCAGCGGGCCGCAGTTGCTTTGA
- a CDS encoding ester cyclase — protein sequence MNTVEHNKQLVRTLYEDCINGRDLDRLERLVAPDFVGPRGEHGPREFRATIQTVLTGFPGVRFELHDLFGEGDRVAVRWTFRALHGGPFAGHPPSHAEVRQEGNVIYQLRDGRIVRAWLQADRLGVLQQLGALPPSFVQPEPARPL from the coding sequence ATGAATACTGTCGAACACAACAAGCAACTGGTCCGCACGCTGTACGAGGACTGCATCAATGGACGCGACCTCGACCGGCTGGAGCGCCTGGTGGCGCCCGACTTCGTCGGCCCCCGCGGCGAGCACGGACCGCGCGAATTCCGCGCCACCATCCAGACCGTGCTGACCGGTTTTCCGGGCGTGCGCTTCGAGTTGCACGACCTGTTCGGCGAGGGCGACCGGGTGGCGGTGCGCTGGACCTTCCGCGCGCTGCACGGCGGCCCCTTCGCCGGCCACCCGCCCAGCCATGCCGAGGTCCGCCAGGAAGGCAACGTGATCTACCAGCTCCGCGACGGACGCATCGTGCGCGCCTGGCTGCAGGCCGACCGCCTGGGCGTGCTGCAGCAGCTCGGCGCCCTGCC